The genomic stretch GGCGTCTCTCCAATGTGTGAAGGGGTCGGGCCGCCCAGGCACAGGGCGGCCGTGGGGCTCTGAAGCAGGGTGTGGACGAACAGGAGCTCGACCCCGTCCGGATCCAGGGCGGCGATCCGGTGCGGGGTGAGCGAGTCGAAGTGGGCGCTGTCACCCGGTTCCAGCCGGTGCGTGGCGTCCCCGAGGCGCAGCCGGAGCCGCCCGGTGAGGACGTAGAGCCACTCCTCGCCGGGATGCACCCGCACGATGTCGCCCTGGGAGCCGAAGGGGACGTGCACGCGCAGGGCCTGCATGCCGCGGCCGGGGGCGCCGGCCTGCCAGTACGTCCAGCCGCCGGCCGCCGTCGGTTCCATGGCGGCGGAGCGCACGACGGACTCCCGGTCGGCGACCGTCTCGCCGAGCAGCTCCGAGACCGTCGTACCGTAGATACGCGCGAGCGAGAGCAGCATCGGCAGTGAGGGCTGGCGCTGCCCGGTCTCCAGCCGGGACAGATGGGCCGGCGACAGACCTGCGGCGCGGGCCGAGGCCTCCAGGGTGAGGGCGGCCTGTCGCCTGAGGGCACGCAGCTGCGGCGCCACCACGGGCAGCTCGTCGGCCGGCCCGGTCTCGGGAGAGCTCATGCTCTCCATTCAGCCGGAATCTTGCCTCAGCGGCAAATTTCTTGCCTCCGAGGCAAACTCCGTCGAGGAACCTCTAGCGGTTGGCCACCGCCTGCTTCACCAGCGTCTTGCCGAAGTCCCACATCAGCCCGCCACCGCTGTGCGCGTCGTCCATCACCTCGGTGAAGGCGTCCACGAACCGCTCCACCTCCCGCTCCCCGATGATCAGTGGCGGGATCAGCTTGATCACCTCCAGATGGTCACCGGAGACCTGGGTGAGGATCCGGTGCCGCTGGAGCAGCGGTACGACGACCATCTGCGCGAACAGTCCCTTGCGCGCCGCCTGGAGCATGGTCCACCGGCTGCGCAGCTTCAGCGAGGAGGGCCTGCCGAACTCGATGCCGATCATCAGGCCCCGGCCGCGCACGTCGGCGAGCAGCTCGTACTTGTCGGTCAGCGCCGCGAGCCGGGACTTCAGCAGGTCGCCGGTGGCGCGGGCGTTCGCGACGATCTGCTCGTCCTCCAGGACCGCGAGCACGGCGAGCCCGGCCGCCATGGCCTGGGCATTGGCGCCGAAGCTCGCCGAGTGGACGAGGACCCGGTCCATCGAGGAGTAGACCTTCTTGAAGATCCAGTCCTTGCCGAGGGTGGCGCCGACCGGCACATAGCCGCCGGACAGGGCCTTGGCCACGCACACCAGGTCCGGCTCAACGCCGTCCTCGTGCTGATAGGCGTAGAAGTCCCCGGTCCGGCCGAGCCCGGTCTGCACCTCGTCGGCGATGAGCAGCGCCTTGTGCCGGTGCAGCAGTTCCTGGGCGGCCCGGAGGTAGCCGGGCGGGGCCGCGTGCACACCCTTGCCCTGGATCGGCTCGACGATCAGGGCGGCCACGTCGCCCTTCTTCAACTCCCGTGCCAGGGCGTCGAGATCACCGAGGGGTACGGCCGTGTCGGGCAGCAGCGGGGCGAAGCCGTCCCGGAAGCCGTCCTCGCCGTTGACGGACAGGGCGCCGGTGGTCAGTCCGTGGAAGGCGTGGTCGCAGTAGAGGACGCGGGGCCTGCCGGTGGCGCGGCGGGCGAACTTCAGCGCGGTCTCGACCGCCTCGGTGCCGCTGTTGCCGAAGAACACCCGGTCCAGATGCGGGCTGTGCGCGAGCAGTTTCTCGGCGAGCAGTCCGGGCAGCGGCTGGCAGTCGAAGCGGGTGAGGTCGGCGAGCTGGGCGTCGAGGACGTCGTGCAGCGCCTTGCGGACGACGGGGTGGTGGCGGCCCAGGCCCATCACGCCGAACCCGGCGAGCATGTCGAGGTAGTCGGCGCCCTCCGCGTCCCAGAAGTAGGCGCCCTCGGCGCGCTCGTAGACCTTGTCGAAGCCGATGGTGTGCAGCATGCGCGGGAGCTGGTGGTTGAGGTACTTGCCGTGCAGCTCGTAGCGCTCGGCTCCGCGCTCGGCCAGCAGCGCGCCGAGGTCGAACTCCGTGGTCATTCCGCTGTCTCCTTGACTGGCTCCTGGACGGCCAGGCTCGCGCTGATCCGTCCGGCGACCTCGACGGGCGTGAGGCCGATGTCCGCCAGTACCTCGCCGCGTTTGGCGTGCGCGAGGAACTGCTCAGGGATGCCGAACCGCCGTACCGGCACATCGACGTCGGCGTCACCGAGGGCGAGCGCCACGGCGGCGCCCACTCCGGCCGCCCGGCTGTTGTCCTCGACGACGGCGACGAGGCGGTGTCCGGCGGCGAGGCCGGGCAGCGCCGGGTCGACGGGCTTGACCCAACGGGGGTCGACGACCGTGCAGTTGATGCCGCGTGCCTCCAGCAGTTCCGCGGCCTGGAGGCAGACCGGAGCCATGACGCCGACCGCGACGAGCAGGACGTCCGGCTCTCCCGAGGAACGGTGCAGTACATCCAGTCCGCCGATCCGGTCCACCGCCGGGATCGACGGGCCCGCGGACTCCTTCGGGAACCGCACCAGCGTGGGCGCGTCGTCGACGGCGACGGCTTCCCGTAGCTGGGCCCGGAGTTGGTCGGCATCGCGGGGCGCGGCGATTCTCAGACCCGGGACCACCTGGAGGATCGACATGTCCCACATGCCGTTGTGGGAGGCACCGTCGACTCCGGTGACGCCGGCCCGGTCCAGCACAAAGGTGACTCCGCAGCGGTGGAGGGCGACGTCCATCAGGAGCTGGTCGAAGGCGCGGTTGAGGAAGGTGGCGTAGACGGCGACGACCGGATGGACCCCGCCGGTCGCGAGTCCGGCCGCGGACACGGCCGCGTGCTGCTCGGCGATGCCGACGTCCCAGACCCGGTCCGGGAACCTCTGAGCGAACTTGCCAAGACCCACCGGGTGCAGCATGGCCGCCGTGATCGCCACGACGTCCTCGCGCTCCTCGCCGATCTTCACGATCTCGTCGCCGAACACCGAGGTCCAGGAAGGGCCGTTGGACGGGGCGAGCGGCTCGCAGGTGAGCGGGTCCATCACGCCGACGGTGTGGAAGTGGTCCTCCTCGTGGGCGAGGGCGGGTTCGTAGCCGCGGCCCTTCTCGGTGAGGCAGTGGACCAGGACGGGCCCGTGGAAGCGTTTCGCGCGGCGCAGCGCGGACTCGACGGCGCCGATGTCATGGCCGTCGATGGGTCCGACGTACTTCAGGCCGAGGTCCTCGAAGAGGCCCTGGGGTGCGAAGGCGTCCTTGAAGCCCTTCTTGGCGCCGTGCAGGGCCTCGTAGACGGTGTGTCCGACGACCGGGGTGCGCAGCAGTACGTCCTTGCCCCAGGCCAGGACCTGCTCGTAGCTGTCGGTCGTGCGCAGCGTGGCGAGGTGGTTGGCGAGGCCGCCGATGGTCGGGGCATAGGACCGCTCGTTGTCGTTCACGACGATGATCAGCGGCCGGTCCTTGGCGGCCGCGATGTTGTTCAGCGCCTCCCAGGCCATGCCGCCGGTCAGCGCGCCGTCGCCGATGACCGCGACGACATGCCCCTTCTCGCCCTGCACCTGGCGGGCCTTGGCGAGGCCGTCGGCCCAGCCGAGCGCGGTGGAGGCGTGGCTGTTCTCGACGATGTCGTGCTCGGACTCCTCGCGCGAGGGATAGCCGGACAGGCCGCCCTTGCCGCGCAGCTTGGAGAAGTCCTGACGCCCCGTCAGCAACTTGTGCACATAGCTCTGATGGCCGGTGTCCCACACGATGCGGTCGACCGGCGACTCGAAGACCCGGTGGAGCGCGATGGACAGTTCCACCACTCCCAGGTTGGGCCCGAGATGTCCGCCGGTCCGCGCGACCGCGTGCACCAGGAACTCCCTGATCTCGTCGGACAGTTCCCCGAGTTCCGCCTCGGACAGCGCCTTCAGGTCGCGTGGTCCCCGGATGTTCTCCAGAATCGTCACGTCGGGCCCCCTTCGGTCCGTGCTGCTCAACTCACGGTGACGGCCGGCTCCCCCGACTCGACGCCGTCCTGCTCCATCTGCTCGGCGATCTTCATCGCCTCCTCGATCAGGGTCTCCACGATCTTCGACTCGGGCACCGTCTTGACGACCTCGCCCTTCACGAAGATCTGCCCCTTGCCGTTGCCGGAGGCGACCCCCAGATCGGCCTCCCGGGCCTCGCCGGGACCGTTGACCACACATCCCATGACGGCGACCCTGAGCGGCACTTCCATGCCCTCAAGGCCCGCCGTGACCTCGTCGGCCAGCTTGTAGACGTCGACCTGGGCGCGCCCGCAGGACGGACACGAGACGATCTCGAGGCGCCGTTCCTTCAGGCCCAGCGACTGGAGGATCTGGATGCCGACCTTGACCTCCTCGGCGGGCGGCGCCGACAGGGACACCCGGATCGTGTCGCCGATCCCGCGCGACAGCAGGGCCCCGAAGGCGACCGACGACTTGATCGTGCCCTGGAAGGCGGGACCGGCCTCGGTGACGCCCAGGTGCAGTGGGTAGTCGCACTGTTCGGCGAGGAGCGTGTACGCCCCGACCATCACCACGGGGTCGTTGTGCTTCACCGAGATCTTGATGTCCCTGAAGCCGTGCTCCTCGAACAGCGACGCCTCCCACAGCGCCGATTCGACGAGCGCTTCCGGGGTCGCCTTGCCGTACTTCTTCAGCAGCCGCCGGTCCAGCGAGCCCGCGTTGACCCCGATCCGGATCGGCGTGCCGTGGTCGGCCGCGGCCCGCGCGATCTCCTTGACCTTGTCGTCGAACTGCTTGATGTTGCCGGGATTGACGCGTACGGCCGCGCAGCCGGCCTCGATCGCGGCGAACACGTACTTGGGCTGGAAGTGGATGTCCGCGATCACCGGGATCTGGGACTTGCGGGCGATGGTGGCCAGGGCGTCCGCGTCGTCCTGGGTGGGACAGGCGACGCGGACGATCTGGCAGCCGGACGCGGTGAGTTCGGCGATCTGCTGAAGGGTGGCGCCGATGTCCGACGTACGGGTCGTGGTCATCGACTGCACCGACACCGGGGCGCCGCCCCCGACCGCCACCGGCCCGACCTGGATCCGTCGCGACACGCGCCGCTCGGCGATCGGCCGGACCGGTACCTCGGGGACGCCCAAGGGGATGGCGGTCATGATGTCACTCCCGGTTTCCGTTGACCGTCTCGCGCATGGCGCGCAGCGACTCCTTCAGGGAGCCCATGGTGGCGAGGACGGCGGTGGGCTCGTAGCCGCAGTGCGCCATGCAGTTGGCGCAGCGCGGGTCCTTGCCGCGGCCGTACTTGTCCCAGTCGGTCTCCTCGATCAGCTCCCGGTACGTCGGCACATAGCCGTCGCTCATCAGGTAGCAGGGGCGCTGCCAGCCGAAGAGGGAGTAGTTGGGGATCGCCCACGCGGTGCACGGGAAGTCGACCTTGCCCTCCAGGAAGTCCAGGAAGAGCGGCGAGTGGTTGAGCCGCCAGCGGCGCCGGTTGCCGCCCGCGAAGGCCTTCTTGAACAGCTCGCGGGTCTGCTCCACGCCCAGGAAGTGCTCCTGGTCGGGCGCCTTCTCGTAGGCGTAGGCGGGCGAGATCATCATCTCGTCGACCTTGAGGTCGTCGTTGAGGAAGTTGAGGACCTCGACGATGGTCTGCGGGGTGTCGGTGTTGAAGAAGGTGGAGTTGGTGGTGACCCGGAAGCCGCGCCGCTTGGCCTCCTTGATCGCCTCCACCGCCTCGTCGAACACGCCCTCCTTCGCCACCGACTCGTCGTGGCGCTCGCGCAGTCCGTCGATGTGCACGGCGAACGCGAAGTAGGGCGAGGGCTTGAACTTGTCCATCTTCTTGCGCAGCAGCATGGCATTGGTGCACAGGAAGACGTATTTCCGCTTGGCCACCAACTGCCGCACGATCTCGTCGATCTGAGGGTGCATCAGGGGCTCACCCCCGGCGATCGACACCATCGGCGCGCCGGATTCGAGCACGGCGCCCACCGCCTGTGCGACCGGCATGCGCTGCTTGAGCACCCCCGCCGGATGCTGGATCTTCCCGCAGCCCTCGCACTTGAGGTTGCACGCGAACAGCGGTTCCAACTCAACGATCAGCGGGAACTTGTCGCGCTTGCGGAGCTTTTGTTCGGCCAAGTAAGTAGCGACCTTGATGGACTGACGCAGCGGCATGGCCATCTGGCTCACCTCCTGGGGAGCAGCAAAGAACGGTGCCATTCGTAGAAAGCGGGAAGGACCGACCTGAGAACACGGAACGCTGATATTCCCCCGCGTACCGTGCCGATCCGGACGAGTTCATGTTCTGGAGCGTCCACGACCACCCGGACGGCCGCAACGGGGCGCTCACCCCCGCGCACGGCGCTCAGGAGCGTCGCCGCCGACTCCATGTCGACCGCGATTGCGCCGGTCGCGAGCAGATCGGACCGCTCCGGACCACGGACCACGTGATCGGAACCGGTGAGCGGCCCGGTGTGGACGGTGCGCCCCGGGACGGCGCGGACGAGTTCCTTGACGAGCAGCTCGGTCGCGACGCACTCGGTGGTCCCGCGCGGGTCCCGGGTCTCCTCGGCGACGACCAGGTCGCCGGGGTGCATCCCCGGGGCGAGCCCCGCGCAGAAGCCGGTCGCCAGGACGGCGGCCCCGGCGAACGCAGGGTCGGACAGGACCCGGGTGACGGACCGCTCGGCCGCCTTGGGTCCCATGCCGGTGCGCACCACGGTGACCGGCCCGCCGGCGTCACCGCGGTCGCCCGTGCGCAGCGCGAGATGCTCGATGCCGAGCGCGCAGGCGATCAGCAGCGGAGCCGGAGCGGGCTGGGTGTTCATCAGCCCCCCTTGGCCTCGGCGAAGGGCTCGCCGTGCACATAGCGGCCGAGCGCGGTGAGCGGGAACACCTGCCGGTAGAGGTGGTAGTTGATGGAGAAGTCCCAGGGGAAGCCGGTGCCGGTGAAGTACGGCTCGTCCCAGGAGCCGTCCTCGCGCTGGGTGGCGGCGAGCCACTCCACGCCCCGCTCGACGGCCTTGGACTCCCGCTCCCCCGCGGACAGCAGCGCCATCAGCGCCCAGGCGGTCTGCGAGGCGGTGGAGGCACCCCGGCCGCTCCAGCCCCGCGTGTCCTGGTAGGAGCGCAGGTCCTCGCCCCAGCCCCCGTCGTCGTTCTGCACCGACTCCAGCCAGGCCACGGCCCGCCGGATCGCCGGGTGCGAGCCGGGGAATCCGGCGGCGACGAGGGCGGGTACGACGGATCCGGTGCCGTAGACGTAGTTGACGCCCCAGCGTCCGAACCACGAGCCGTCCGGCTCCTGTTCGGCCAGCAGCCACTGGATGCCCCGCCGGGTGCGCGGGTCGTGGGCGAGACCCTCGACGGCGAGCATCTCCACGACGTGCGCGGTGACATCGGCCGACGGCGGGTCGATGACCTCGCCGAAGTCGCAGAACGGCAGCCGGTTGGGGAACGGGCTGGTGTTGTCGACGTCGAAGGCGCCCCAGGCGCCGTTGCGGGACTGCATGCCGAGGTTCCAGCGCACCCCGCGCCCAATCGCCTTCTCCACCCGCTCCGGGTCGTGGTGCCGGACCCGGCGCAGCGCGAGGACCACCTCGGCGGTGTCGTCGATGTCGGGGTAGTTGTCGTTGTGGAACTCGAACGCCCAGCCCCCGGGCGGCAGTCCGGGCCGTCGCACGGCCCAGTCGCCGGGCCGGACGATCTCCTCGCCGAGCATCCAGTCGGCGGCCTTGACCAGTTGCGGATGGTCGGCGGGGACCCCGGCGTCGGCGAGCGCGATGGTGGCCAGGCAGGTGTCCCAGACCGGCGACTGGCAGGCCTCGATCATCCGGGCCCCGTCCTCGCGCCAGACGGCGAAGCGGTCCAGTGATGCCAGGCCCTCACGCATCACGGGATGCTGGAGGTCGTAGCCCATCAGATGCAGGGCGATGACCGAGTACACCGCGGGCGGCTGGATCCCGCCCCAGCAGCCGTCGTTCTCCTGCCGCTCGATGATCCAGCGGGCGGCGGTGTTCATCGCGGCCCGGCGCAGCCTGCGCGGCGCGACCTTGCGCAACTGGTGCAGTGCCTTGTCGAGCCGCTGGAAGGCGCCGTCCCAACTCGCCACCGGAGCAAGGGGCTTGAGCGGATTGGGGTTCGCCGGGTCGGTGTGCAGCTCGTCCAGCGGGAACGGCGCGGGCCGTACCGGCCGCTTGGCGGAGACGATCGTCAGCGGGACGATGGTCTGCCGGGCCCAGCAGCCGAAGTCGTAGATGTTGAGCGGCACCCAGGTGGGGAAGTAGATGAGCTCGGGCGGGAGTTCGGGCAGGTCCTCCCACTTCCACCAGCCGAACAGGGCCAGCCAGATCCGGGTGAAGACCCGGGCGGCCGCGATGCCTCCCTGGGCCCGGATCCACTCCGCCGCCCTCGCCATGTGCGGGGCCTCGGGCTCGTCGCCGGCCAGCCGGAGGGCGACGTACGCCTCGATGGTGGCGGAGAGTTCGGCCGGTCCGCCGTAGAAGGTGGCCCAGGTGCCGTCCTCGCGCTGCTCGCCGCGGATGAACAGGGCGGACGCGCGGGTGGTGGACTCGTCCCGGATGCCGAGGAACTGACGGAGCAGCAGATCCTCGGCGTCCATGGTGACGTTGGTCTCCAGGTCGCCCTTCCACCAGCCCTCGGCGTCCTGCCGGGAGAGCAGGTGCTCGGTGGCGCGCCGGACGGCGTGCACGGCGGCGTCGTGAACCCCCGCCGCCACGGGGGTGGTGCTGGTTTCGCTGGCCGCGGCAGCGCGGGGCGGCAGGGCCCCGGTGCTTCCGTCGGTCGTCGCTGTCATGGCTTCCCCTTACGTGCAGTGTGCATGTGGTGCGTCTGCTGTGGGTCCGCCGTCGGCCGGTGCTCGATTTCCCGCGACACCGGCCGGCGACTACGCGAGGGCTATTCGGCCGATAGTGATCATCTCTTTCGTACGACGACGAAGTCGGCGAGCGCCGCGAACCGCGCCCGTACCCGGTCGGGCATGTCGACGGCGTCCAGGGCCTCGATGGCGATGGTGTGCTGACGGCGGGCCTCGTCGGCGGTCCACTCGCGGCCGCCGGCCTCCTCGATGAGGGCGGCGCGGGCGGCGAACTCCGCCTCGGAGAAGTTCTCGAAGTCGCTGCTCTTGGCGTCGGCGGCGAGCAGCTCGCCGAGCCGCTCGGAGGCGGATCCGCCCGCCGCGAGCGCGGCCACCACCGGCAGGGACTTCTTGCGCTGGCGCAGATCGCTCCAGGTCTGCTTGCCGGTGGACTCCGGGTCGCCCCAGATGCCGAGCAGGTCGTCGACGGCCTGGAAGGCGAGGCCGAGGTGGTAGCCGTACTTCTCCAGAGTGTCGGCGGTGCGGTCGCCCGCCCCGCCGAGCACGGCGCCGATGGAGCTGGCGCAGGCCAGCAGGGCACCGGTCTTGTTGCCCTCCATCTCCAGGCACTCCTCGACGCTGACGCGGTCGCGGTGCTCGTAGGAGATGTCCTGGGCCTGTCCGTCGATCAGGGCCCGGGTGGCGGTGGTCAGCCGGCGGGTGGCGCGGCCGGCCTCGACGGTGCCGATCTCCAGCAGCAGTTCGTTGGCGAGGGCGAACAGGGCGTCGCCGACCAGGATGGCCTGGGCGGGGCCGTGCACCTTCCACACCGTGTCGCGGTGCCGGCGCTGCTCGTCGCCGTCCATCAGGTCGTCGTGCAGCAGAGAGAAGTTGTGCACCAGCTCGACGGCGACCGCGCCGGGGATGCCGACCTCGGGTGCGGCCCCGGTGACCTCGGCGGAGAGCACGGCGAGAGCGGGGCGCACGGCCTTGCCGCCGTCGCCCGCCGTGGGCCTGCCCTGGGCGTCGATCCAGCCGAAGTGGTAGGCGGAAACGGTGTCCATGGGAGGCGCCAGGCGGTCGATCGCCGCCCGCAGTACCGGGGTGGCCAGGGTCCGGCCGCGCTCCAGGAGCGCGGTCACGTCCACCGCGGTCTCCTCAGCGGCCTTCGAGGCCGGGGGCACAGTGGGCACAGTCTCTCCTCTTGTTGCGGTACCGGGGGTGCGGGGGCCTGCCGCGCGCTCACCGAGCATCAGGCCGCCTCCTCTACGTCGAAGAGGTGGCTGGGACGGGGCCTGCCCAGGGCGCCGAGCGCGGCGTCCGCCGCGTTCACGCCACTGCGGACCGCACTCTCCATGGTCGCGGGCCACCCGGTGGCGGTCCACGCTCCGGCCAGGTAGAGGCCGGGTGCCTGGGTCCGGGTGCCGGGCCGCAGCCGCCCGACGCCCGGAGCGGGGGCGAACGTCGCTGTACGCTCCCGGGTCACGAAGAAGTCCTTCACCTCGGCCTTCCGGGCGAGCGGAAGCAGCCGGGCCAGCTCCGGCAGATACCGCTCGCGCAGCTCGGCCACCGGCGCGTCGATGTCGTGGTGCGCGGCCGACTGGGACAGGGCCAGGTACTGCCCCTCCCGGAGCCCAGAGGACTCGGTCCGGTCGAACACCCATTGCACCGGCGTGCCGAGGGCGGCGAAGAACGGGGTGCTGAGCACCGGGCGGTCGTAGACGACATGGACGTTCAGGATCGGCGCGGTGCCGATCCTGAGCAGTCGTTCGGGAGCGTCCAGGGCGCCGTCGGGCAGCAGGTCGTGGGCCTCGCTCTGCGGTACGGCGAGGACGACCGCGTCGGCCCGGAGGGTCTCCCCGGGAACCTGGACGGCCCAACGTCCGTTGTCGTCAGTGGAGATGGAGGTGACGCGTGTACGGACCTCGGTACGCACGCCCGCGGAGTCGAGCGCCTTGCGGGCCAGCCGGTCGTGCAGTTCGCCCAGCGGGACATGCGCCCATCCGATGTCGGCCGCGCCCGGGTCGGACAGCAGACCGGTCTTGAACACCATCGCGGCGAGCCCCAGCGAGGAGTCGCCCGCGACCGCGTTGAGCGTGGCGATCCCGACCAGGTTCCACAGCGCCGTCACGGCACGCTCGGACTGACCGTGCGCGGCCAGCCAGGTGCCGAAGTTCTGGTCGTCCAGGGCCGGATCGTCGAGGTCGAGCGCCTTCAGCGCGAGCGCGGCACGCCCGACGGCGGCCCGCTCGGTGAGGGAGAGGTGCGGGTAGGTGGCGAGGCTGCGCCCCAGATGCAGCGGTACGGGCAGCGGGTCGCGCTGGATCCTGCCGAGCCGCCGCCCCTCGGGCTTGGCCAGGTCGAGTACGGGCACGTCGAGACGATCCTGCAACGGCGCCAGCGCGCTTGCCTCGATCCGGTCGAGGAACCAGCGGTAGGCGGTGCAGCAGCGCAGATACACATGCTGGCCGTTGTCGACGGTGAGGTCGCCGCGCTGGAAGGAGAAGGCGAGCCCGCCGAGGCGTGGCCTGCCCTCCAGGAGCGTCACGCGCACTCCCGCGTCGGCGAGCGCCAGCGCCGCGGTGATCCCGGCCAGCCCGCCGCCGACCACGACGGCGTCGCCGCCGGTTGTCCTGCCGTCGGTCATCGTGCGTCCTCCCCCGAACGGCCGCCGCGGTGCTTGAACGATGCACGGTCGGCCGTCTCAGTCAGGGACGCCGCCGAAGTGCGGAGGGTTGCGTGCCATTTTTCGCCGGTGGCATCACCTTGGACCGGATTGTCCATCAGGCCCGCCTCCTGACGGTCCGCCGGGTCACATGCCGGGTGTCCAGACCGGACAGACCGCGCACCGCGACGTAGGCCTTCTCGCGTCCGGGCAGTGAGACCCGGCCGCGCAGCACGGCCTCCGGCTCGCGCTCGATGCGGTCCAGGAGCCGGCGGTAGATACCGGCCATGGCGGCGACGCAGGCGCCGCTGCGCCGGTCGAGCATCGGCAGCAGCCGGTAGCCCTCGGCGAACAGGGCGCGGGCCCGGCGCACCTCGAAGTGGACGAGGCCCGCGAAGTCGGCGCCCTCCGGCACGGTCGGCCCGGCGAACCCGGCCGAGCAGCCGAACTTGGCGAGGTCGTCGGCGGGTAGGTAGGTGCGGCCCCCCTCGGCGTCCTCGCGCACGTCCCGGAGGATGT from Streptomyces davaonensis JCM 4913 encodes the following:
- a CDS encoding DUF6380 family protein gives rise to the protein MDNPVQGDATGEKWHATLRTSAASLTETADRASFKHRGGRSGEDAR
- the hpnE gene encoding hydroxysqualene dehydroxylase HpnE, with the protein product MTDGRTTGGDAVVVGGGLAGITAALALADAGVRVTLLEGRPRLGGLAFSFQRGDLTVDNGQHVYLRCCTAYRWFLDRIEASALAPLQDRLDVPVLDLAKPEGRRLGRIQRDPLPVPLHLGRSLATYPHLSLTERAAVGRAALALKALDLDDPALDDQNFGTWLAAHGQSERAVTALWNLVGIATLNAVAGDSSLGLAAMVFKTGLLSDPGAADIGWAHVPLGELHDRLARKALDSAGVRTEVRTRVTSISTDDNGRWAVQVPGETLRADAVVLAVPQSEAHDLLPDGALDAPERLLRIGTAPILNVHVVYDRPVLSTPFFAALGTPVQWVFDRTESSGLREGQYLALSQSAAHHDIDAPVAELRERYLPELARLLPLARKAEVKDFFVTRERTATFAPAPGVGRLRPGTRTQAPGLYLAGAWTATGWPATMESAVRSGVNAADAALGALGRPRPSHLFDVEEAA